A window of Daucus carota subsp. sativus chromosome 2, DH1 v3.0, whole genome shotgun sequence genomic DNA:
AGCATGTAAATCATTGTTATCATTTGGTTTTGACACCTCCATTTTCAGATTGCAAGCTTGAAttttgctctctctctctctcccccttccATTTTGTAAGTTATATCATTTTGGATATTTGAATACTTCTTAAGGGTGAAGTGAAACATACACTACTACAAGAGCGGCTATTTCCGACGTATATATGTGAGTTTTTGTATGTATCATATATGTTGtaagaaattttaatatttctctTCATTTATgtggataaaatttaaaaatttatgtattatatgttaTATGAAATAATGATACTTCTCTTCATTTGTTtgaataaaacttaaaaatatatgcGCTTTGATGTCGAGATGAAGCTATTTTGCTCAACATAAATTCACTCCTTCAGTAGCTTTCTTGTTATATTTCATCTTActaatttgtgatttttcttttgtttatttgtcttgctATAAACTGATATAGTTCTTGcggtaaatataaatatataatagtatttGCATAATCAAATGTACATCTGTATTTGGGACGTGGATGCTtaactatatatacaattatcacTGCACTATCAGAGGGGGCTGAGATCCCGGGCCAATAAGGGcccaaatttataaacaatatgctgtgttgtttttttttacaaGATATTCAAAAGGAGTTTACAATTAGTATATTTCttgttattatttgtattttaagttcatttatttatacaaattagtttaatttcatataaagtaaatattaattgatttgaaATTTCATACACACCCCAATAATTTTACCTGGATAACTGAGGTACCAGCTTAATGTTATGGCATGCACAGATTAAAATGGAGCACAACTTGGAAAGAGGACCGCAGGGTGATGGTGTGCTTGGTGGTGTTGTTAGTGCTGGTGATGCAGGTGTTGTGGCTGCTAATGGTGGGGGTGCTGCTGTTGATAGTGTATTGAGACCAAATAATCATGGTGAGGATGTGGAGGAAATGAAGAAAAAGATGGAGTCCTTGGAAGAAAAACTGAAGGAGATGGAAGAAAAACTGAAGGAGAAGGATGAAGATTTTGAAAGCCTTCAAGATTCATATCAAGCTCTACTTGTAAAGGAGAGGAACAACAATGACCAGTTAGAAGATGCTCGAAAAAAGCTAATAAATGTGAGTTGTTTGGTTGTCTTACATTTTAATATGGACTTCACTGTCAATGAATCTGAGTTTTCTTTACATGTCTTGCTCGAGTAATAATTTCATTGTCCACACATAGGAAAATGAACTGAAATATTTAATCTCTTTTGTTATGAATATCTATTTGCGTAAATTATGAGCCATTCAAGGCCGTAAAAGTTCAGCCTGCATACTTTAGCCAAGTCATTCATGATAACCTGACTCTCCCTATACTACAAACCATGCACACTCGATAGCAATTATCTTTTGTtgataacaattatatataaggAAATGTCTGCAATTTCTAGTTCGGGAAAATAGGAACtgaaaaatatgtattgttTTGATAGTGTCCACCAAAGGTGATCATTTTATTGTTTCAATAGGTTTTGAAGGATAGGCGGACTAACATGAGGGCCTATACTGGTGTCAAGCTGATGGGAGACCTTAACCTCAAACCCATATTTGCTCCTCCTGCCGAAGTTGAATTGAAAGCAATGGAATTTTCATCCCTGCTAGAGGAGAAACTTCGGGATCCAAACTGGTACCCCTTTAAGGTCATAACATTTGGTGAAGATAGCAAGGTAAGCATTCTGTAGATAAATTTACTTGTCAACTCGAAAGTCATAGCTTCTCCCTTTTACGCAGACCATATCTTTTTACAGTCACTCATGCATCACTGTGATTAATGACTTGTATTCTCCCTGACATTGTATTAGTTTGTAACCGGACAGTTTCTAGACCACTCTATATATTCTCGTTTCCTTGCTcacgatctctctctctctctctctctctctctctctctctatttccTTATTGTATGTTTTGATTTCATGTGACATGTTAGAGAGTTATCAATGACGAAGATGAAAGCCTGGTGATCATAAAGAGTGAGTGGGGTGATGAAGTGTATAACTCGGTGGTGAAGGCACTAACAGAATTAAACGAGTACAATTCAAGTGGAAGATATCCGGTTCCCGAGTTGTGGAATTTCAAAGAAGGAAAGAAGGCAACCTTAGGTGAGGGTGTCGATTTCATGGAAAGGTTGTGCAAGACAAACAAGAGGAAGAGAAATTAAAGTATTCTTGTACTAATGATTTGCACCCCTTCTTTACTTTACCCGTTTGATTGTCGATGTGTTAGGACAATTTTTCAATGTTGTATACGAATTTCATATATCTTTTTATACATCTTTATAAGCATGAGCATGTAGAATGTTCAACTTCCAACCAAATTAAGGAATTTATTCCTAAATAAATCCAAAGcggatatatatgtgtgtatgtctATATATATGCGGAGAGGACAGCAGGAACCATTTTTCACATTACTATATATCATTATTTATTTGCCTACACaatataacattttattttaatatagaatattatgatGCATAAATTTCATATACTTAAAACTTGTAGGAATTGAAAAAGATCAATTTTTagttcatattttataattttgaatgaattttaaaagaataatttccTCGATTTTATTCATGGCCGGCCAACAAAATTGAAAAGAGACACAACCACTTAATGTTTTGTGATAAGTACCTGACAGCCGCCCTCGTCTGATATCATTGGCTCTAGCCGTGGCGGAGCCCACATGCACGGATTTGCTAATGGACTAGTTTGGATACTTATTTTGAAGACAAATCTGTTTTATCTTTACGATGCGGGAGTTGGGTTGACACCCACTCACCACTACCCTCACtttgtgatttttcttttgtttatttgtgtTGCTAAACTGATATAGTTCTTgcagtaaatataaatat
This region includes:
- the LOC135150290 gene encoding factor of DNA methylation 4-like, translating into MEHNLERGPQGDGVLGGVVSAGDAGVVAANGGGAAVDSVLRPNNHGEDVEEMKKKMESLEEKLKEMEEKLKEKDEDFESLQDSYQALLVKERNNNDQLEDARKKLINVLKDRRTNMRAYTGVKLMGDLNLKPIFAPPAEVELKAMEFSSLLEEKLRDPNWYPFKVITFGEDSKRVINDEDESLVIIKSEWGDEVYNSVVKALTELNEYNSSGRYPVPELWNFKEGKKATLGEGVDFMESCVDEHIGLGSVVACANRAQEVVWPKRQRRYGGLPQ